The following coding sequences lie in one Anopheles stephensi strain Indian unplaced genomic scaffold, UCI_ANSTEP_V1.0 ucontig293, whole genome shotgun sequence genomic window:
- the LOC118516440 gene encoding uncharacterized protein LOC118516440 isoform X1 encodes MKVEELPEAPVMLVGAYCGYTKPDNIEQYLRPLVTEINELHERGLMFGDKMVHTKLRMFVADSPARCFVNATISFVGKHSCLKCSCVGVHEANKSKDIQYLVYRIGGTWITTLRKIDFSKQF; translated from the exons ATGAAGGTTGAGGAACTGCCAGAAGCCCCGGTAATGTTAGTTGGGGCATATTGCGGATACACCAAGCCGGACAACATCGAGCAGTATTTGCGGCCACTCGTGACGGAAATAAATGAACTGCATGAGAGAGGTTTGATGTTCGGCGATAAAATGGTGCATACTAAACTACGCATGTTTGTCGCGGATTCACCTGCTCGCTGTTTTGTCAACG CTACCATTAGCTTCGTTGGAAAACATAGCTGCCTGAAATGTTCCTGCGTTGGAGTGCACGAAGCGAACAAG AGCAAGGATATACAATATCTTGTGTACCGCATAG GTGGAACGTGGATAACAACGTtaagaaaaatagattttagT AAACAATTTTAG
- the LOC118516440 gene encoding uncharacterized protein LOC118516440 isoform X2: MKVEELPEAPVMLVGAYCGYTKPDNIEQYLRPLVTEINELHERGLMFGDKMVHTKLRMFVADSPARCFVNATISFVGKHSCLKCSCVGVHEANKSKDIQYLVYRIETILASITFGPTETTS, encoded by the exons ATGAAGGTTGAGGAACTGCCAGAAGCCCCGGTAATGTTAGTTGGGGCATATTGCGGATACACCAAGCCGGACAACATCGAGCAGTATTTGCGGCCACTCGTGACGGAAATAAATGAACTGCATGAGAGAGGTTTGATGTTCGGCGATAAAATGGTGCATACTAAACTACGCATGTTTGTCGCGGATTCACCTGCTCGCTGTTTTGTCAACG CTACCATTAGCTTCGTTGGAAAACATAGCTGCCTGAAATGTTCCTGCGTTGGAGTGCACGAAGCGAACAAG AGCAAGGATATACAATATCTTGTGTACCGCATAG AAACAATTTTAGCATCGATTACCTTTGGACCAACAGAAACAACTTCCTGA
- the LOC118516440 gene encoding uncharacterized protein LOC118516440 isoform X3, which translates to MKVEELPEAPVMLVGAYCGYTKPDNIEQYLRPLVTEINELHERGLMFGDKMVHTKLRMFVADSPARCFVNATISFVGKHSCLKCSCVGVHEANKSGAAPSND; encoded by the exons ATGAAGGTTGAGGAACTGCCAGAAGCCCCGGTAATGTTAGTTGGGGCATATTGCGGATACACCAAGCCGGACAACATCGAGCAGTATTTGCGGCCACTCGTGACGGAAATAAATGAACTGCATGAGAGAGGTTTGATGTTCGGCGATAAAATGGTGCATACTAAACTACGCATGTTTGTCGCGGATTCACCTGCTCGCTGTTTTGTCAACG CTACCATTAGCTTCGTTGGAAAACATAGCTGCCTGAAATGTTCCTGCGTTGGAGTGCACGAAGCGAACAAG AGTGGAGCTGCCCCATCAAACGATTAA
- the LOC118516441 gene encoding uncharacterized protein LOC118516441 isoform X4: protein MKVEELPEAPVMLVGAYCGYTKPDNIEQYLRSLVTEINELHERGLMFGDKMVHTKLRMFVADSPARCFVNATISFVGKHSCLKCSCVGVHEANKSGAAPSND from the exons ATGAAGGTTGAGGAACTGCCAGAAGCCCCGGTAATGTTAGTTGGGGCATATTGCGGATACACCAAGCCGGACAACATCGAGCAGTATTTGCGGTCACTCGTGACGGAAATAAATGAACTGCATGAGAGAGGTTTGATGTTCGGCGATAAAATGGTGCATACTAAACTACGCATGTTTGTCGCGGATTCACCTGCTCGCTGTTTTGTCAACG CTACCATTAGCTTCGTTGGAAAACATAGCTGCCTGAAATGTTCCTGCGTTGGAGTGCACGAAGCGAACAAG AGTGGAGCTGCCCCATCAAACGATTAA
- the LOC118516441 gene encoding uncharacterized protein LOC118516441 isoform X2, with the protein MKVEELPEAPVMLVGAYCGYTKPDNIEQYLRSLVTEINELHERGLMFGDKMVHTKLRMFVADSPARCFVNATISFVGKHSCLKCSCVGVHEANKSKDIQYLVYRIGGTWITTLRKIDFSKQF; encoded by the exons ATGAAGGTTGAGGAACTGCCAGAAGCCCCGGTAATGTTAGTTGGGGCATATTGCGGATACACCAAGCCGGACAACATCGAGCAGTATTTGCGGTCACTCGTGACGGAAATAAATGAACTGCATGAGAGAGGTTTGATGTTCGGCGATAAAATGGTGCATACTAAACTACGCATGTTTGTCGCGGATTCACCTGCTCGCTGTTTTGTCAACG CTACCATTAGCTTCGTTGGAAAACATAGCTGCCTGAAATGTTCCTGCGTTGGAGTGCACGAAGCGAACAAG AGCAAGGATATACAATATCTTGTGTACCGCATAG GTGGAACGTGGATAACAACGTtaagaaaaatagattttagT AAACAATTTTAG
- the LOC118516441 gene encoding uncharacterized protein LOC118516441 isoform X3, with product MKVEELPEAPVMLVGAYCGYTKPDNIEQYLRSLVTEINELHERGLMFGDKMVHTKLRMFVADSPARCFVNATISFVGKHSCLKCSCVGVHEANKSKDIQYLVYRIETILASITFGPTETTS from the exons ATGAAGGTTGAGGAACTGCCAGAAGCCCCGGTAATGTTAGTTGGGGCATATTGCGGATACACCAAGCCGGACAACATCGAGCAGTATTTGCGGTCACTCGTGACGGAAATAAATGAACTGCATGAGAGAGGTTTGATGTTCGGCGATAAAATGGTGCATACTAAACTACGCATGTTTGTCGCGGATTCACCTGCTCGCTGTTTTGTCAACG CTACCATTAGCTTCGTTGGAAAACATAGCTGCCTGAAATGTTCCTGCGTTGGAGTGCACGAAGCGAACAAG AGCAAGGATATACAATATCTTGTGTACCGCATAG AAACAATTTTAGCATCGATTACCTTTGGACCAACAGAAACAACTTCCTGA
- the LOC118516441 gene encoding uncharacterized protein LOC118516441 isoform X1 codes for MKVEELPEAPVMLVGAYCGYTKPDNIEQYLRSLVTEINELHERGLMFGDKMVHTKLRMFVADSPARCFVNATISFVGKHSCLKCSCVGVHEANKVIFVDVDAELRTDEGFRNRVDREHHKSWR; via the exons ATGAAGGTTGAGGAACTGCCAGAAGCCCCGGTAATGTTAGTTGGGGCATATTGCGGATACACCAAGCCGGACAACATCGAGCAGTATTTGCGGTCACTCGTGACGGAAATAAATGAACTGCATGAGAGAGGTTTGATGTTCGGCGATAAAATGGTGCATACTAAACTACGCATGTTTGTCGCGGATTCACCTGCTCGCTGTTTTGTCAACG CTACCATTAGCTTCGTTGGAAAACATAGCTGCCTGAAATGTTCCTGCGTTGGAGTGCACGAAGCGAACAAGGTAATTTTTGTTGATGTGGATGCTGAGTTGCGTACAGATGAAGGGTTCAGGAACAGGGTAGATAGAGAGCACCATAAAAGTTGGCGATAA
- the LOC118516445 gene encoding uncharacterized protein LOC118516445 isoform X1 — MDSPTTRKRVEINRRLRHVKFIRYWKATEFRTFLHYVSIIVFKDFMWEEAFNHFLLYFSAITIFSSTKHHHLWALAKKMLYKFVKDFANFYGRSNLTSNVHNLIHIYDDVDRFGPLDKISAYVFENHLQFIKRCIRSGNRCLEQVITRGREFENIKRAYHIITPTYPKLLANGSGLQVRDDFCLTANFKNQWFLSHENCIVQFLEAKESASSSSSSSSSSFTIVGLQYKCCEEMYKVSIEGDTISPVELSSTALYIYKVRNNTPRRRVELPHQTIKCKLVAIRLPSQSLARRPVQPTIPSTTTVFFPLLHTF; from the exons ATGGACAGCCCAACAACACGAAAACGT GTAGAAATCAATAGAAGATTACGGCACGTTAAGTTTATTAGGTATTGGAAGGCAACAGAATTCCGCACGTTTCTCCATTACGTTAGCATAATTGTGTTTAAAGATTTTATGTGGGAAGAGGCTTTTAATCATTTCCTGCTCTATTTCTCTGCAATAACCATTTTCTCCAGTACAAAACACCATCATCTTTGGGCGCTTGCTAAAAAGATGTTGTATAAATTTGTAAAAgattttgccaatttttatgGTCGTAGTAACTTAACCAGTAATGTCCACAACCTTATACACATTTATGATGACGTTGATAGGTTTGGTCCCTTAGATAAAATTTCAGCTTATGTTTTTGAAAACCatttgcaatttattaaacGTTGCATTAGATCAGGCAATAGATGTTTAGAGCAGGTTATAACGAGAGGTAGagagtttgaaaatattaagaGGGCTTATCATATAATAACACCAACCTATCCTAAGTTGTTGGCCAACGGCTCCGGCTTGCAAGTAAGAGATGATTTTTGTCTTACGGCCAATTTTAAAAACCAATGGTTCCTTAGTCATGAAAACTGTATTGTACAGTTTTTAGAAGCTAAGGAatcagcttcatcatcatcatcatcatcatcatcatcctttacAATAGTTGGTTTGCAATATAAATGCTGCGAAGAAATGTATAAAGTTTCGATAGAGGGGGACACTATCTCTCCTGTCGAATTATCGTCCACtgctttatatatttataaagtAAGAAATAACACTCCTCGCCGCAGAGTGGAGCTGCCCCATCAAACGATTAAATGCAAATTAGTTGCTATACGTTTACCATCCCAATCGCTTGCCCGCCGCCCTGTTCAACCAACAATTCCTTCAACTACTACGGtatttttccccctccttcatactttttag